One Sphingomonas limnosediminicola DNA segment encodes these proteins:
- a CDS encoding thiamine pyrophosphate-binding protein — protein MTKRTGGRILVDQLRIQGCDRIFTVPGESFLAVLDALYDTPEIDTIVCRQEGGVAYMADADGKMTGRPGIAFVTRGPGATNASAGVHVAFQDSTPMILFIGDVARGDRDREGFQEIDFPAFFGPIAKWAARIEDARRIPEYVARAYRVATAGRPGPIVLALPEDMLRDEVEALDRPRVPPVAEEPDPGAVQAAFELLKEAASPIAIVGGADWSPRASHHFANFAFRYGIPVAAAFRRQDAICNTCQVYAGQLGYGPNPKLQQRVRDADLVIAVGTRLGEATTDGYSLITPDHPGQTLVHVHPDPNELGRVYHADLPICADMGEFAEMIDGWIDPDLVRFSCGEDAHKDWLDWSEPKPRDDVKLDLGPCVAAMREKLPENTIVCNGAGNFSGWWHRYWRYGPMPTQLAPTSGTMGYGLPAAVAAAIRFKDRPVVCVAGDGDFLMNGQELATAAQYRADLLLVLVDNGSYGTIRMHQEREYPSRISATQLQNPDFAALARAYGAWAETIESTDQFAPALDRALGQKGTRVLHCRTDVEQISNATTITKLREKARA, from the coding sequence ATGACCAAGCGCACAGGTGGCCGCATCCTCGTCGACCAGCTCCGCATCCAGGGCTGCGATCGCATCTTCACTGTCCCGGGCGAGAGCTTTCTCGCCGTACTCGACGCGCTTTACGACACGCCGGAAATCGACACGATCGTTTGCCGGCAGGAGGGCGGCGTCGCTTACATGGCCGATGCCGACGGAAAAATGACCGGCCGTCCGGGCATTGCCTTCGTCACACGCGGTCCGGGTGCAACCAATGCCAGCGCCGGCGTCCACGTCGCCTTCCAGGATTCGACACCGATGATCCTGTTCATCGGCGACGTCGCGCGTGGCGACCGCGACCGCGAGGGGTTCCAGGAGATCGACTTCCCTGCCTTCTTTGGGCCGATTGCCAAATGGGCCGCGCGGATCGAGGACGCGCGCCGCATCCCCGAGTATGTCGCGCGCGCCTATCGCGTCGCGACCGCGGGCCGTCCTGGCCCCATCGTGCTTGCCCTCCCCGAAGACATGCTGCGCGACGAGGTCGAGGCGCTCGATCGCCCGCGCGTCCCGCCGGTGGCCGAGGAACCCGATCCCGGCGCGGTCCAGGCGGCGTTTGAATTGCTCAAGGAAGCCGCGTCGCCGATCGCCATCGTCGGCGGTGCGGACTGGAGCCCCCGCGCGTCGCACCATTTCGCGAACTTCGCATTCCGCTACGGCATTCCCGTTGCCGCCGCGTTCCGGCGGCAGGACGCCATCTGCAACACGTGCCAGGTTTATGCCGGTCAGCTCGGTTACGGGCCCAACCCCAAGTTGCAGCAGCGCGTCCGCGACGCCGACCTCGTCATCGCCGTGGGAACGCGCCTCGGCGAGGCTACCACTGACGGCTATTCGCTCATCACGCCCGACCACCCTGGCCAGACGCTCGTCCACGTCCATCCCGACCCGAACGAGCTCGGGCGCGTCTATCATGCCGACCTGCCGATCTGCGCCGACATGGGCGAATTTGCGGAGATGATCGACGGCTGGATCGATCCCGACCTTGTTCGCTTCTCATGCGGCGAAGACGCGCACAAGGACTGGCTCGACTGGTCGGAGCCCAAGCCGCGAGACGACGTGAAGCTAGACCTCGGTCCATGCGTCGCGGCGATGCGCGAAAAGCTTCCGGAGAACACAATCGTCTGCAACGGCGCTGGCAATTTCTCCGGCTGGTGGCACCGCTACTGGCGCTATGGCCCGATGCCGACGCAGCTTGCGCCGACCAGCGGCACAATGGGCTACGGCCTTCCAGCCGCTGTAGCCGCAGCCATCCGCTTCAAGGATCGGCCGGTCGTGTGCGTCGCCGGAGACGGGGACTTTCTGATGAACGGGCAAGAGCTGGCGACGGCCGCGCAATATCGCGCCGACCTGCTCCTCGTGCTGGTCGACAACGGCAGCTACGGCACCATTCGCATGCACCAGGAGCGCGAATATCCTTCGCGCATTTCGGCAACACAGCTCCAGAATCCGGACTTTGCCGCATTGGCGCGCGCCTACGGGGCCTGGGCCGAAACGATCGAGAGCACCGATCAGTTCGCTCCCGCGCTGGACCGGGCCCTAGGTCAGAAGGGCACTCGCGTCCTTCATTGCCGCACTGACGTCGAGCAAATCAGCAACGCGACAACCATCACGAAGCTGCGCGAAAAGGCGAGGGCTTAA
- a CDS encoding EthD family reductase has product MITVTITYPNVEGATFDWGYYQRVHLPMVGQKLSPFGLTMASVFRGVDTAGGGKPQFIAMCLLTFADEQSGRNAMESEGAGELGKDVAKFTNIQPVVQFNKPID; this is encoded by the coding sequence ATGATCACCGTCACCATCACTTATCCGAACGTCGAGGGTGCGACCTTCGACTGGGGCTATTACCAGCGCGTGCACCTGCCGATGGTGGGTCAGAAACTGTCGCCGTTCGGCCTCACCATGGCCAGCGTCTTTCGCGGAGTCGACACGGCCGGCGGCGGGAAGCCGCAATTCATCGCCATGTGCCTGCTGACATTTGCCGATGAGCAGTCAGGCCGCAACGCGATGGAGTCCGAAGGCGCCGGCGAGCTCGGCAAGGACGTCGCCAAGTTCACGAACATCCAGCCCGTGGTGCAGTTCAACAAGCCGATCGATTGA
- a CDS encoding NAD-dependent succinate-semialdehyde dehydrogenase has protein sequence MGYETDLKLFIDGVWKGSDTGHTVVNPVDASAIAEVPYATKADLDEALAASERAWPEWRATDVEKRGATLHKAAALLRERADLIAATLTQEQGKILAEAKAEVLGSAQLFDWYAEDAKRDYGRTLVRPAGQLSRVIRQPVGPVATFTPWNFPIYLLAKKVSAALAAGCTVISRPPHETPGCTTELFRALADAGIPNGVAQLVHGDADLVSRTLIASRVIRKVSFTGSTGVGKHLMKLCADSMTRVTMELGGHAPVLIFDDCDLEKTLDMVVPQKFRNAGQVCVSPTRFYVQRGIYDAFIKGFAERTAKVKIGNGLDDGTKMGPLANARRPDAIETLVQDAKAKGARVLAGGERGDKGFFFQPTLLADVPNEAEIMNEEPFGPVAVSRPFDTFDEVIEQANRLPYGLAAFAFTENGRRTNLIGDLVESGMVGINTFAISVADAPFGGVKDSGFGSEGGKEGLESYQVVKAIHQA, from the coding sequence ATGGGATACGAAACCGACCTCAAGCTCTTCATCGACGGTGTCTGGAAAGGCTCTGATACCGGCCACACCGTGGTCAATCCGGTTGACGCGAGCGCCATCGCCGAGGTCCCCTACGCGACCAAGGCAGACCTCGACGAAGCCCTCGCGGCGTCCGAGCGCGCCTGGCCCGAATGGCGTGCGACCGATGTCGAGAAGCGCGGCGCGACCCTGCACAAGGCGGCCGCCCTCCTCCGCGAACGCGCGGACCTGATTGCGGCGACGTTGACGCAGGAACAGGGCAAGATCCTCGCCGAAGCCAAGGCCGAGGTTCTCGGCTCGGCCCAGCTATTCGACTGGTATGCCGAAGACGCCAAGCGCGATTACGGCCGCACCCTCGTGCGCCCGGCCGGTCAGCTCAGCCGTGTGATCCGCCAGCCGGTCGGTCCGGTGGCGACATTCACGCCGTGGAACTTCCCGATCTACCTGCTGGCGAAGAAGGTGAGCGCGGCGCTCGCCGCGGGCTGCACCGTCATCTCCCGCCCGCCGCATGAGACGCCCGGCTGCACGACCGAGCTCTTCCGTGCCCTCGCCGATGCAGGCATCCCGAACGGCGTAGCGCAGCTCGTTCACGGCGACGCCGATCTCGTAAGCCGCACGCTCATCGCCAGCCGCGTCATCCGCAAGGTCAGCTTCACCGGCTCGACCGGCGTCGGCAAGCACCTGATGAAGCTGTGCGCCGACAGCATGACTCGCGTGACGATGGAGCTCGGCGGCCACGCGCCGGTGTTGATCTTCGACGATTGCGATCTCGAAAAGACACTCGACATGGTCGTTCCGCAGAAATTCCGGAACGCGGGCCAGGTCTGCGTTTCGCCGACGCGCTTCTACGTCCAGCGCGGCATCTATGACGCATTCATCAAGGGCTTTGCCGAGCGCACCGCTAAGGTGAAGATCGGCAACGGCCTTGATGATGGCACGAAGATGGGCCCGCTCGCCAACGCGCGCCGCCCCGACGCGATCGAGACGCTGGTGCAGGACGCCAAGGCGAAGGGCGCGCGCGTCCTCGCCGGCGGGGAGCGCGGCGACAAGGGCTTCTTCTTTCAGCCAACGCTGCTCGCCGACGTGCCCAACGAGGCCGAAATCATGAATGAGGAGCCGTTTGGCCCCGTCGCCGTCAGCCGCCCCTTCGACACGTTCGATGAAGTGATCGAGCAGGCCAACCGCCTGCCCTACGGCCTCGCCGCCTTCGCCTTCACCGAAAACGGCCGCCGCACGAACCTTATCGGCGACCTCGTTGAAAGCGGCATGGTCGGCATCAACACCTTCGCCATCTCCGTCGCCGACGCGCCGTTCGGCGGTGTGAAGGACTCAGGCTTCGGCAGCGAAGGCGGGAAAGAAGGCCTCGAGAGCTACCAGGTGGTGAAGGCGATTCACCAGGCCTGA
- a CDS encoding tetratricopeptide repeat-containing sulfotransferase family protein — MPRTIIPFLGQMAIDSARRGDFQHALGLAKKALEQHPLDHGLMLFVGMLYSRRMELQEAKKYFRDAARIEPKDPVAKLELVRVLIALNEIDEAEELLRKEGLPGIEPARLEALIHIRRGSQIEAAKLYREIVERDPRDFESWGNLGVCLLAGGDPKGAIEALTKSLRMRRDQHRFREKWAEAEVTAGEGEQGMKLCLAFAAENPDDPLVRVTMARLHDLLARPDKAVVALTEALRIDPNHAPALVALAQLHERQNRIDAFAETIARLEALDEPVIQLPLLKAQLAFRRGELSEALELTRELRDITEPGTRAELVGKINDRLGNAAEAFEAFVTMNDDSGVAPEVVAARADGFRQMLARRSVLASRKWVRSWRKTKHRDDPRDPIFLVGFPRSGTTLLDTLLMGHPQLVVAEEKPMLDAVSRKLGGYERLAGLDDEQLNEIRELYLEQAAFHVPDLDGRTLVDKQPFAMMEAPLIHRLFPNAKIIFAQRHPCDVVLSCFITRFEPNAALANFTTLEGTARLYDETCRFWGQCRTMLPLIVHRVRYERLVEDAEPEMRALLAFLGLPWTDEVLDNQRTAKDRRFINTPSYAQVTEPLYDRSIGRWERYREQMQPVMKTLTPWALRMGYEV, encoded by the coding sequence GTGCCCCGAACCATCATCCCCTTTCTCGGCCAGATGGCCATCGACAGCGCCCGCCGCGGCGACTTCCAACATGCCCTCGGTCTCGCCAAGAAAGCACTGGAACAGCATCCGCTCGACCACGGCCTGATGCTGTTCGTAGGCATGCTCTACTCGCGTCGGATGGAGCTGCAGGAAGCCAAGAAATATTTCCGCGACGCAGCACGGATCGAGCCCAAGGATCCCGTCGCCAAGCTCGAGCTAGTGCGCGTCCTCATCGCGCTGAATGAAATTGACGAAGCCGAGGAGCTGCTCCGCAAGGAAGGGCTTCCAGGCATCGAGCCCGCTCGCCTCGAAGCGCTCATCCACATCCGGCGCGGTAGCCAGATTGAGGCTGCCAAGCTCTACCGCGAAATCGTCGAGCGCGATCCGCGCGACTTCGAAAGCTGGGGCAATCTCGGCGTTTGCCTGCTTGCCGGCGGCGATCCGAAAGGCGCGATCGAAGCGCTGACCAAGTCGCTGCGCATGCGACGCGACCAACACCGTTTCCGCGAAAAATGGGCGGAGGCGGAAGTCACGGCAGGCGAAGGCGAACAGGGCATGAAGCTGTGCCTCGCCTTCGCGGCGGAAAATCCCGACGATCCCCTGGTGCGCGTAACGATGGCGCGCCTGCACGATTTGCTCGCCCGGCCCGACAAGGCAGTCGTGGCGCTGACTGAGGCGCTTCGGATCGACCCGAACCACGCGCCGGCGCTGGTTGCGCTCGCGCAGCTGCATGAGCGGCAGAACCGGATCGACGCCTTTGCCGAGACGATCGCCCGCCTCGAAGCGCTGGACGAGCCGGTCATCCAGCTTCCCTTGCTCAAGGCGCAACTGGCTTTCCGCCGCGGCGAGCTATCCGAAGCGCTAGAGCTGACCCGCGAACTTCGCGACATTACCGAGCCTGGCACTCGAGCCGAGCTCGTCGGCAAGATTAACGACCGGCTGGGCAATGCCGCCGAGGCCTTCGAAGCGTTCGTCACCATGAATGACGACAGCGGCGTCGCGCCCGAAGTCGTTGCGGCACGCGCCGACGGCTTCCGCCAGATGCTCGCACGCAGGTCTGTTTTGGCGAGCCGCAAATGGGTCCGCAGTTGGCGCAAGACCAAGCACCGCGACGACCCGCGCGACCCGATCTTCCTCGTCGGCTTCCCGCGCTCCGGCACCACCCTCCTCGACACCTTGCTGATGGGCCACCCGCAGCTCGTCGTCGCCGAAGAAAAGCCGATGCTCGACGCGGTCTCGCGCAAACTCGGCGGCTACGAGCGGCTAGCGGGGCTCGACGATGAGCAACTGAACGAGATCCGGGAACTCTATCTCGAGCAAGCGGCATTCCACGTCCCCGACCTCGACGGCCGCACGCTCGTCGACAAGCAGCCGTTCGCGATGATGGAGGCGCCGCTCATTCATCGGCTCTTCCCGAACGCGAAGATCATCTTCGCGCAGCGGCACCCGTGCGACGTGGTGCTGAGCTGCTTCATCACGCGGTTCGAACCCAATGCGGCGCTCGCTAACTTCACGACGCTTGAAGGCACCGCGCGTCTCTACGACGAGACGTGCCGTTTCTGGGGGCAGTGCCGGACCATGCTGCCGCTGATAGTCCACCGCGTCCGTTACGAAAGGCTGGTCGAGGATGCCGAGCCGGAGATGCGCGCCCTCCTCGCTTTCCTCGGCCTGCCGTGGACGGACGAGGTGCTCGACAACCAGCGCACCGCCAAGGATCGCCGCTTCATCAACACGCCCAGCTACGCGCAGGTGACCGAGCCGCTGTACGACCGCTCGATCGGCCGCTGGGAGCGATATCGCGAGCAAATGCAACCGGTGATGAAGACGCTCACGCCGTGGGCGCTCCGCATGGGCTACGAAGTCTAA